One window of the Pedobacter ginsengisoli genome contains the following:
- the rlmH gene encoding 23S rRNA (pseudouridine(1915)-N(3))-methyltransferase RlmH has protein sequence MKITLLVTGKTEEKYLIEGIEKYLNRLKHYIGFNMIIIPDVKNTKNLSEAQQKVKEAEMMLKHINNPDTVILLDEKGKKYTSVLFSNYLNKQMIGSVQHLVFVIGGPYGFDETVYKRANGSMSLSDMTFSHQMVRLFFVEQLYRAFSILKGEPYHHE, from the coding sequence ATGAAGATAACACTACTTGTTACAGGAAAAACAGAAGAAAAATATCTTATTGAAGGTATTGAGAAATATTTAAACCGGTTAAAACATTACATTGGATTTAATATGATTATTATTCCTGATGTAAAAAACACTAAAAATTTAAGCGAGGCACAGCAAAAGGTTAAAGAAGCCGAAATGATGTTAAAACATATTAATAATCCGGATACAGTTATTTTACTTGATGAGAAGGGTAAGAAATATACATCGGTACTTTTTTCAAATTATCTGAACAAACAGATGATTGGAAGTGTTCAGCATTTGGTATTTGTGATAGGCGGTCCTTACGGTTTTGACGAGACTGTTTATAAACGGGCTAATGGAAGTATGTCTCTTTCTGATATGACTTTTTCACATCAAATGGTGCGTTTATTTTTTGTAGAACAGTTATACAGGGCTTTTAGTATTTTAAAGGGAGAGCCATATCATCATGAATAA
- a CDS encoding MutS-related protein: MIRTKDSILNDYKNNVKAQQDQIDSLKSKLNKISFSRLGMFVAEIIIVALLINIGFSWALIALMIIPVIAFLALIKKQISVQQELTYAGQLLWVYQNEVNHLTSNINGYNNGESYSNEYHPYASDLDIYGQGTLFSYINRCNTSKGLNILADNLGRPNEKEVILQRQEAISELTQHIDQTYHFRAGLQSHKPGQLQAIQEKLEHQLPEQLKFVQKKGLQLYVKIIPFIAFGLLILGAIFGGLVWKVFGLVAIVNIALIFFNLKDINLVYYGFTKSSDLLSSISGTIKWTEDVAWKSTYIRTFFESNNDQNLHASPVSKQIKQLSSIIQSFDARLNLLVGFFLNLFFLWDLKCSIDLNNWYSKSSANLSGGLDRISQFEELISFATLAYNQPNWNFPAIAEDFNLKGIELGHPLIHESERIVNDFNLESYPTVDIVTGSNMAGKSTFLRTVGINMVLAFAGAPVCAKEMSVSIFKVLSYMRIKDSLNDHTSTFKAELNRLKMILDSISISANSFVLIDEMLRGTNSRDKYLGSKVFIEKLITQNTPALFATHDLQLSEMETDHGYKVRNYHFDIQIADDEMEFDYKLKHGPCKTFNAALLLKQIGLTLS; encoded by the coding sequence ATGATAAGAACAAAAGATAGCATTTTAAACGATTACAAAAATAATGTAAAAGCCCAGCAAGATCAGATAGACAGCCTTAAAAGCAAACTCAATAAAATATCATTCTCTCGGTTGGGCATGTTTGTTGCCGAAATTATAATAGTTGCCCTCTTAATAAATATTGGCTTTTCGTGGGCGTTAATAGCCTTAATGATTATCCCTGTAATTGCATTTTTAGCGTTAATAAAAAAGCAAATTTCAGTGCAACAAGAACTAACCTATGCGGGACAGCTTTTGTGGGTTTATCAGAATGAAGTAAATCACCTAACCTCTAATATCAATGGATATAACAATGGAGAAAGCTATAGCAATGAATATCATCCGTATGCCTCTGATCTGGATATTTACGGCCAAGGTACTTTGTTCTCTTATATCAATAGATGCAATACGTCAAAAGGCTTAAATATTCTTGCAGATAATCTAGGCAGGCCCAATGAAAAGGAAGTTATTTTGCAGCGTCAGGAAGCTATTTCTGAATTAACACAACACATCGATCAAACCTACCACTTCCGGGCTGGATTGCAAAGTCATAAGCCAGGACAGTTACAAGCCATTCAGGAAAAACTGGAACATCAGTTGCCTGAACAGTTAAAATTTGTACAAAAAAAAGGGCTTCAGTTGTATGTTAAAATTATACCTTTTATTGCCTTTGGTCTGCTTATACTTGGTGCGATATTCGGGGGGCTTGTATGGAAAGTTTTTGGGTTGGTAGCCATTGTTAATATTGCTCTCATTTTCTTTAATTTAAAGGATATTAATCTTGTTTACTATGGTTTTACAAAAAGTTCTGATCTGTTAAGTTCCATTTCAGGAACTATAAAATGGACAGAAGATGTAGCCTGGAAAAGTACTTATATCAGAACGTTTTTTGAAAGCAACAATGATCAAAACTTGCATGCAAGCCCAGTAAGTAAACAGATTAAACAACTGTCGTCTATTATTCAGTCCTTTGATGCCCGGCTAAATTTATTAGTTGGCTTTTTTTTAAATTTGTTTTTCCTTTGGGATTTAAAGTGCTCAATAGATTTAAATAATTGGTACTCAAAATCCTCAGCAAATTTATCTGGTGGTTTAGACCGAATCAGCCAGTTCGAGGAACTTATTTCATTTGCTACACTTGCTTATAACCAACCAAATTGGAACTTCCCTGCAATTGCTGAAGATTTTAATTTGAAAGGTATTGAATTAGGACATCCTTTAATTCACGAAAGCGAGCGGATAGTGAACGATTTTAATCTGGAATCCTATCCAACTGTTGATATTGTTACAGGGTCAAATATGGCAGGGAAAAGCACCTTTCTGCGTACAGTGGGTATTAATATGGTTCTTGCATTTGCAGGGGCACCGGTGTGTGCTAAGGAAATGTCAGTATCTATATTTAAAGTGCTTTCTTATATGCGCATTAAGGATTCTCTGAACGATCATACCTCAACTTTTAAAGCGGAGCTTAACAGACTAAAAATGATACTTGATTCTATCAGCATTTCAGCAAATTCATTTGTGCTTATAGATGAAATGCTTAGAGGAACAAATAGTCGAGATAAATACCTTGGATCTAAAGTTTTCATAGAAAAATTAATTACTCAAAATACTCCAGCATTATTTGCAACTCATGATTTGCAGCTCTCAGAAATGGAAACAGATCATGGTTATAAAGTAAGAAACTATCATTTTGATATTCAAATAGCAGATGATGAGATGGAGTTTGACTACAAGTTGAAACATGGGCCCTGCAAAACTTTTAACGCTGCTTTGTTGCTCAAACAGATAGGCTTAACATTAAGTTAA
- a CDS encoding DUF5606 domain-containing protein, producing the protein MNLRGIVAVSGRPGLFKLVGQNKGGYVLESLDAQKVKIVANITTTKLASLEDITIYGEDEDLKLIDVLANIAAAKGNVPDAKADGAVLKTFFKEVAPDHDEEKVYTSDMKKIVTWYHLLKELPLFSEEAPSVSAEQEALKAEEKIDKKPKASPKPANAKAPAKASQPAKKANMTSKKGV; encoded by the coding sequence ATGAATTTAAGAGGAATAGTAGCAGTATCTGGGAGACCAGGCCTATTTAAATTAGTAGGACAAAATAAAGGCGGATATGTTCTTGAGAGCCTCGATGCTCAAAAAGTTAAAATTGTAGCTAATATTACTACAACCAAACTTGCATCACTAGAAGATATTACCATTTATGGCGAGGATGAAGATCTGAAGCTTATTGATGTGTTGGCTAACATTGCTGCGGCTAAAGGAAATGTTCCTGATGCAAAAGCAGACGGAGCCGTTTTAAAAACTTTCTTTAAAGAAGTTGCACCAGATCACGATGAGGAAAAGGTGTATACATCAGATATGAAAAAAATAGTTACCTGGTATCATTTACTAAAAGAACTGCCTTTGTTTTCGGAAGAGGCACCATCAGTAAGTGCAGAGCAGGAAGCATTAAAGGCTGAAGAAAAAATTGATAAGAAGCCAAAAGCTAGTCCAAAGCCGGCAAATGCAAAAGCTCCGGCCAAAGCATCACAGCCAGCTAAAAAAGCAAACATGACCAGTAAAAAAGGGGTGTAG